One window from the genome of Haliaeetus albicilla chromosome 26, bHalAlb1.1, whole genome shotgun sequence encodes:
- the LRRN2 gene encoding leucine-rich repeat neuronal protein 2, with protein MRPVNHSCLGRSWSHQPKMRRFQTSSLLLCVVAATAIPIVPWKVKCPPQCVCQIRPWYTPRSVYREAATVDCNDLFISAVPEDLPEGTQTLLLQSNNIARLEQSELDYLRNLSELDLSQNSFSDVWDFGLKSMPQLLSLHLEENQLSELPDGSFPGLGNLQELYLNHNQLRRIAPRAFSGLGSLLRLHLNSNLLRTVDSRWFQMLPSLEILMIGGNRVDAILDMNFRPLSNLRSLVLAGMNLREISDYALEGLRSLESLSFYDNKLMNVPKRALQQVPGLKFLDLNKNPLQRVKQSDFTNMLHLKELGLNNMEELVSIDQFALINLPELTKLDVTNNPKLSFIHPNAFHHLPQLETLMLNNNALSALHKQTVESLPNLQEISIHSNPIRCDCVIRWVNSTENHIRFIEPQSTLCAEPPDLKRRHIRDVPFREMTDRCLPLISAKSFPSRLDVADGDNVSLHCRALAEPDPEIYWVTPLGVKLIPYVEDGQYKVHPEGTLEIHGISAREAGLYTCVAHNLLGADTKSVSMTVNHSFPLSEDSLELVVADVQAYHILVAWKPHLNTVSSNLTWSSFLLSSNLDTTNVARIPMGTHTYNITRLHQDTEYWACLHVAFVDLQAKVACVNARTKEAAHRYWLLEGRQSLLAVLVFCLLLLAASLVAHYGVRAEPRRAGELLRGGTALRVVYPPLAQPWARGQRGGQLLAVEVQAAPLDC; from the coding sequence ATGCGCCCTGTGAACCATTCCTGCCTGGGAAGAAGCTGGTCCCACCAGCCGAAAATGAGACGCTTCCAAACCAGCTCGCTTCTGCTCTGCGTGGTGGCTGCCACCGCCATCCCCATCGTGCCCTGGAAGGTCAAATGCCCACCGCAGTGTGTCTGCCAGATCAGGCCGTGGTACACCCCCCGCTCGGTGTACCGGGAGGCTGCCACGGTGGACTGCAATGACTTGTTCATCTCCGCCGTGCCTGAAGACCTGCCAGAGGGGACCCAGACCCTGCTCTTGCAAAGCAACAATATCGCCAGGCTCGAGCAGAGCGAGCTGGACTATCTTAGAAACCTCTCAGAGCTGGACCTGTCGCAGAACAGCTTCTCTGATGTCTGGGACTTTGGCCTGAAGAGCATGCCCCAGCTGCTCAGCCTGCACTTGGAGGAGAACCAGCTTTCTGAGCTGCCCGACGGCAGCTTCCCCGGGCTGGGCAACCTGCAGGAGCTCTACCTGAACCACAACCAGCTCCGCAGGATCGCTCCCCGCGCCTTCTCTGGCCTCGGCAGCCTCCTGCGCCTCCACCTCAACTCCAACCTGCTGAGGACGGTCGACAGCCGCTGGTTCCAGATGCTCCCCAGCCTGGAGATCCTCATGATCGGAGGCAACAGGGTGGATGCGATCTTGGATATGAATTTCAGGCCCCTGTCGAACCTGCGGagtttggttttggctgggatgaaCCTGAGGGAGATCTCGGACTATGCACTGGAAGGGCTGCGGAGCCTGGAGAGCCTCTCTTTCTATGACAACAAGCTCATGAATGTCCCCAAGCGGGCGCTGCAGCAAGTTCCTGGCCTCAAGTTCCTGGATCTGAACAAAAACCCATTGCAGAGGGTCAAGCAAAGCGACTTCACAAACATGCTGCACCTCAAAGAGCTGGGGCTCAACAACATGGAGGAGCTGGTGTCCATAGACCAGTTTGCCTTGATCAACCTCCCCGAGCTGACCAAGCTAGACGTGACCAACAACCCCAAGCTGTCCTTTATCCACCCCAACGCGTTCCACCACCTTCCCCAACTGGAAACCCTCATGCTCAACAACAATGCCCTAAGTGCCTTGCATAAGCAGACGGTCGAGTCCCTGCCCAACCTGCAGGAGATCAGCATCCACAGCAACCCCATCCGCTGCGACTGCGTCATCCGCTGGGTCAACAGCACGGAAAACCACATCCGCTTCATTGAACCCCAGTCCACGCTGTGCGCCGAGCCCCCCGACCTCAAGAGGAGGCACATTCGGGATGTCCCCTTCCGGGAAATGACGGACCGGTGCCTGCCCCTCATCTCCGCCAAGAGCTTCCCTTCCCGCTTAGATGTGGCGGACGGTGACAACGTCTCCTTGCATTGCCGAGCTCTGGCAGAGCCAGACCCGGAGATCTACTGGGTCACCCCTTTGGGGGTGAAGCTGATCCCCTATGTGGAAGACGGGCAGTACAAGGTGCACCCCGAAGGGACGCTGGAGATTCATGGGATCTCGGCTCGGGAGGCCGGGCTGTACACCTGCGTGGCGCACAACCTCCTCGGGGCAGACACCAAGAGCGTCAGCATGACGGTCAACCACTCCTTCCCGCTCAGCGAGGACAGCCTGGAGCTGGTGGTGGCGGATGTCCAGGCCTACCACATCCTGGTTGCCTGGAAGCCGCATCTCAACACTGTCTCCTCCAACCTCACCTGGTCCAGCTTCTTGCTTAGCTCCAACTTGGACACGACCAACGTGGCCCGGATCCCCATGGGGACCCACACGTACAACATCACCCGGCTCCACCAGGACACGGAGTACTGGGCTTGCCTCCACGTGGCCTTTGTAGACTTGCAGGCCAAGGTGGCTTGTGTCAACGCCAGGACTAAAGAGGCTGCCCACCGCTACTGGCTCCTGGAGGGCAGACAGAGCCTCCTGGCGGTGCTGGTCTTCTGTCTCCTGCTCCTTGCCGCCAGCCTTGTAGCTCACTACGGTGTCAGGGCAGAGCCCAGGAGGGCCGGGGAGCTGCTCCGGGGTGGCACGGCTTTGCGCGTGGTCTATCCCCCCCTCGCCCAGCCCTGGGCTCGGGGGCAGCGTGGGGGGCAGCTCCTGGCCGTGGAGGTGCAAGCAGCCCCACTGGACTGCTGA